The Henckelia pumila isolate YLH828 chromosome 2, ASM3356847v2, whole genome shotgun sequence genome includes a window with the following:
- the LOC140883849 gene encoding small ribosomal subunit protein bS16m/bS16c has translation MVVRLRLSRLGCRNKPFYRVMAADSRSPRDGKHLEVLGYYNPLPGQDGGKRMGLNFDRVKYWLSVGAQPSEPVQHLLFRAGLLPPPPMLAMGRKGGPRDTRPVDPMTGRVTTPEITEGAESDLVPEDNEVDQEEITSSSLYLNHQC, from the exons ATGGTGGTGCGTTTGCGGCTTTCTCGGCTGGGATGCCGCAACAAGCCATTTTACAGAGTAATGGCTGCTGATAGCCGATCCCCTAGAGATGGAAAGCATTTGGAAGTCTTGGGCTACTACAACCCTCTTCCTG GTCAGGATGGCGGTAAAAGAATGGGTCTTAATTTTGATAGAGTGAA GTACTGGCTCTCTGTTGGCGCACAACCCTCGGAACCTGTTCAACACCTCCTCTTTCGAGCTGGCTTGTTACCCCCACCTCCAATGCTTGCAATGGGACGAAAAGGTGGCCCACGAGATACTCGCCCTGTTGATCCTATGACAGGGCGCGTTACAACACCTGAAATAACAGAAGGTGCTGAATCCGATCTTGTCCCTGAAGATAATGAAGTTGACCAAGAAGAAATTACCAGTTCTTCTTTATATTTAAATCATCAGTGTTGA
- the LOC140883440 gene encoding uncharacterized protein: MAESSTLCISSLSSSFPFCSEPMSLTFSFHSTSLPLRRFPFQIHRHQSSPRRFVARAAGSGYFPEDDDSFGLYPWQNSDTADSTIQWIPEERVTLFTADGLIQIGGKLVPRRVSSSDKKQGKAKLSQRYQRFQESNYMDPNQSLCLGALFDIAATNGLDVGRRLCIIGFCRSIEMLCDVVEDTVLEHGGEVVTARKASKEGLHEKLTMTVAVPLLWGVPPASETLRLAVRSGGGIVDKVFWQWDFL; encoded by the exons ATGGCGGAATCGTCCACCCTTTGTATTTCATCCCTTTCTTCGTCTTTTCCTTTTTGTAGCGAGCCCATGTCCTTGACTTTTTCCTTTCATTCTACTTCTCTCCCACTTCGGAGATTTCCTTTCCAAATCCATCGCCACCAATCGTCACCGCGCCGCTTCGTCGCCAGGGCAGCTGGGTCGGGGTATTTTCCAGAAGACGATGATTCCTTTGGGTTGTACCCCTGGCAGAATTCTGACACCGCTGATTCAA CTATTCAGTGGATTCCGGAGGAGAGAGTTACTTTATTTACTGCCGATGGGCTGATCCAAATTGGCGGAAAACTTGTCCCGCGCCGAGTTTCTTCTTCTGAT AAGAAGCAAGGGAAGGCCAAATTATCTCAAAGGTACCAGCGGTTTCAAGAGAGTAACTACATGGATCCAAACCAAAGCCTCTGCCTTGGTGCTTTATTTGACATAGCGGCAACAAAT GGACTTGATGTGGGTAGACGACTTTGTATTATTGGGTTTTGCCGTTCGATTGAGATGCTTTGTGATGTTGTGGAAGATACTGTTTTGGAGCATGGTGGGGAG GTTGTGACGGCGAGAAAAGCTAGCAAAGAAGGGCTGCACGAAAAGCTAACAATGACCGTTGCGGTGCCATTGCTATGGGGAGTGCCTCCAGCCTCGGAGACTCTTCGTCTTGCGGTCAGGAGTGGAGGCGGGATTGTGGACAAGGTCTTTTGGCAATGGGATTTCCTATAG
- the LOC140882889 gene encoding uncharacterized CRM domain-containing protein At3g25440, chloroplastic-like, which translates to MAIRNLANKSQYLKIPLANYLYFLPLFSQSYPILHNTRETCVYTIFGRSILVAAEKSFHYQMGLRWDNLSGVSWIHSGQVLTTAEPLVDQSGRDETSHDDSSQVTEKKMKRPKGKRAMVRWLKFFRYKKKKDYERMTSEEKVLYKLTKAKRKEERLLEALDKIEPKESSETTHDPEILTPEEHFYYLKMGEKCKNYVPVGRRGIYQGVILNMHLHWKKHQTLKVIVKTFSPEEVKEIAVELARLSGGIVLDIQEENIIIMYRGKNYSQPPTEIMSPRTTLSRKKALDKSKYRDALRAVKRYIPKLEQDLELLQSQAERKTCEKQLVGVCNVDSGGDSEGSNRLKELLAQNGEVTGDYVSMIGSGMGSESESLSDLFETDTDDEDEEKEEKPLYLDKFEKFTARTTSGEENFEYHLHQVSSNSPQEKQNGKDAELSDLDEVDRLVLRAASLLKKKRN; encoded by the exons ATGGCGATCAGAAATTTGGCAAATAAATCTCAATACCTAAAAATTCCGTTGGCCAATTATCTTTACTTTTTGCCCCTCTTCTCTCAATCCTACCCCATACTTCATAACACCAG GGAGACATGTGTATACACGATATTTGGCAGATCCATTTTAGTTGCTGCCGAGAAATCTTTCCACTATCAAATGGGACTTCGATGGGACAATCTTTCAGGTGTTTCCTGGATTCATTCGGGTCAAGTTTTGACGACTGCGGAGCCTCTGGTGGATCAGAGTGGAAGAGATGAAACTTCCCATGATGATTCGAGTCAAGTTACGGAGAAGAAGATGAAAAGACCGAAAGGAAAACGAGCAATGGTGAGGTGGTTGAAGTTTTTTAGGTATAAGAAGAAGAAAGACTATGAAAGGATGACCTCAGAAGAAAAGGTTTTATACAAATTAACAAAG GCTAAGAGAAAAGAGGAAAGATTGCTCGAAGCTCTTGATAAAATTGAACCCAAGGAGTCATCAGAAACTACACATGACCCAGAAATATTAACCCCTGAAGAGCACTTCTACTATTTGAAGATGGGTGAGAAATGCAAGAATTATGTCCCAGTTGGAAGACGTGGAATCTATCAGGGTGTGATATTGAACATGCACTTGCATTGGAAAAAGCACCAAACACTGAAAGTTATAGTGAAGACATTTTCTCCAGAAGAGGTGAAGGAGATTGCTGTCGAGTTAGCAAGACTGAGTGGTGGCATTGTGCTCGATATCCAAGAAGAGAACATTATTATTATGTACAGGGGAAAGAACTACTCTCAGCCACCAACGGAGATAATGTCTCCGAGGACAACTCTCTCCAGAAAAAAG GCCTTGGATAAATCCAAATATAGGGATGCACTGAGAGCAGTAAAAAGATACATACCAAAACTTGAGCAGGATTTAGAGCTCCTTCAATCGCAGGCGGAAAGGAAAACATGTGAAAAGCAATTAGTTGGTGTTTGTAATGTTGATTCTGGTGGTGATTCTGAGGGGTCAAACAGACTGAAAGAATTGTTAGCTCAAAATGGCGAAGTCACTGGCGATTATGTATCAATGATTGGATCTGGCATGGGTTCAGAATCCGAATCACTGTCAGATCTTTTCGAGACAGACACTGATGATGAGGATgaggaaaaagaagaaaaacctcTATACCTGGACAAGTTTGAAAAGTTTACAGCACGTACTACTAGTGGAGAGGAAAATTTTGAATACCATCTGCACCAAGTATCTTCCAATTCTCCTCAAGAGAAACAAAATGGAAAAGATGCAGAATTGTCGGATCTTGATGAGGTTGACAGATTAGTTTTACGAGCTGCCTCACTTTTGAAGAAAAAGAGGAACTAG
- the LOC140884511 gene encoding uncharacterized protein — protein MAVVNASCISFTPQSSSSPMLLSSNFTTFPSSFSSRPLSVTVKIRVFLDTLSAINKKSNVCEIVESTETQLYSFSPLPLLVLAALPGAATVTSVFDPFVELVKSWNLPDWLIQWGHPGNMAVVLFAMGGYGTYLGFRIRFSDNAEEKAKAKALHPKLLGGMFFFFALGATGGITSLLTSDKPIFESPHAVTGFIGLTLLTVQTILPALFEGNPGLRNVHGILGSGIMTLFLVHAALGLQLGLSY, from the exons ATGGCTGTGGTAAATGCCTCCTGTATCTCTTTTACACCACAGTCATCTTCTTCTCCTATGCTTCTCAGTTCGAATTTCACCACCTTCCCATCAAGCTTTTCTTCCCGACCACTCTCTGTCACTGTAAAAATAAGGGTCTTTTTGGATACTCTTTCTGCTATCAACAAGAAGAGCAATGTTTGTGAAATTGTAGAGTCCACTGAAACCCAATTGTATTCGTTCTCCCCTTTGCCTTTGCTTGTTTTAGCTGCTCTTCCAGGAG CTGCAACTGTGACATCTGTCTTCGACCCATTCGTCGAACTTGTGAAGTCATGGAACCTGCCTGACTGGCTAATCCAGTGGGGTCACCCTGGTAACATG GCGGTTGTGCTGTTTGCCATGGGAGGATACGGAACATATTTGGGTTTCCGTATTCGTTTCTCAGACAATGCG GAAGAAAAGGCTAAGGCCAAAGCTTTGCATCCTAAACTTCTTGGAGGAATGTTCTTCTTCTTTGCTCTTGGAGCTACTGGTGGAATCACGTCTCTTCTCACATCGGATAAACCCATTTTTGAAAG TCCTCATGCTGTGACAGGTTTCATAGGACTCACTCTTTTGACAGTTCAGACAATACTACCAGCATTGTTTGAG GGGAATCCGGGATTGCGCAATGTTCATGGAATATTGGGCAGTGGGATTATGACATTGTTCTTAGTTCATGCAGCTCTTGGTCTTCAACTCGGCCTCAGTTACTAA
- the LOC140879224 gene encoding serine/threonine protein phosphatase 2A 57 kDa regulatory subunit B' beta isoform codes for MFNKIMKRGHRKVAKSDADYGYMPQNRSSESVSTSDVVINHASRSGGPVSNSHQPQHVASAAVVPPPLPSTGTIENLPMFRDVMVAERQNLFLRKLQICCFCFDFSETLKMLREKEIKRQTLVELVDFIQSGSGKITESNQEEMVKMISVNIFRCLPPASHENTGSETADPEEEEPYLEPSWPHLQLVYELLLRYVVSSDTDTKIAKRYIDHSFVLKLLELFDSEDPREREYLKTILHRIYGKFMVHRPFIRKAINNIFYRFIYETERHSGIAELLEILGSIINGFALPMKEEHKLFLIRALIPLHKPKPVATYHQQLSYCITQFVEKDYKLADTVIRGLLKYWPVTNCQKEVLFLGELEEVLEATQAAEFQRCMVPLFRQIARCLNSSHFQVAERALFLWNNEHIVGLIAQNRSIILPIIFAALEKNIQSHWNPAVHGLTVNIRKMFVEMDTELFEECQRQYAERESKTRELEDQREFLWQRLAAAATQGG; via the exons ATGTTTAACAAGATAATGAAGAGGGGACACCGCAAGGTGGCCAAATCGGATGCTGATTATGGTTATATGCCGCAGAATCGGAGCTCGGAATCCGTTTCTACGTCTGATGTTGTCATCAATCATGCTTCTCGAAGCGGGGGGCCAGTTTCGAATTCACATCAGCCTCAGCATGTAGCTTCTGCTGCAGTTGTGCCGCCTCCTCTTCCTTCCACGGGTACCATTGAGAATCTACCTATGTTTAGAGATGTTATGGTTGCCGAGCGTCAGAATTTGTTTCTGCGGAAACTGCAAATCTGCTGCTTCTGTTTTGATTTCTCAGAGACCTTAAAGATGCTGAGGGAGAAGGAGATTAAAAGGCAGACTCTTGTGGAGCTCGTGGATTTTATTCAATCTGGATCAGGTAAAATAACTGAATCTAATCAAGAGGAGATGGTTAAAATGATCTCTGTGAATATATTCCGTTGCTTGCCCCCGGCCTCCCATGAAAATACCGGATCTGAGACTGCGGACCCTGAGGAGGAGGAGCCGTATCTCGAGCCTTCGTGGCCGCATTTACAACTTGTTTATGAGCTGCTGCTGCGCTATGTGGTTTCGTCGGATACAGACACAAAAATTGCCAAGCGTTACATTGATCATTCCTTTGTTTTGAAGTTGCTCGAATTGTTCGATTCTGAAGATCCAAGGGAGAGGGAGTATTTGAAAACGATTCTGCATAGAATATATGGGAAATTCATGGTACATAGGCCCTTTATTAGAAAGGCGATAAATAATATCTTTTATAGGTTTATATATGAGACAGAGAGGCACAGTGGGATAGCCGAACTCTTGGAGATACTTGGGAGTATAATAAATGGGTTTGCCTTGCCAATGAAGGAGGAGCACAAGCTGTTTCTAATCAGGGCGTTGATACCACTCCACAAACCTAAGCCGGTAGCAACGTATCATCAGCAGTTGTCTTATTGCATCACACAGTTTGTGGAAAAGGACTATAAGTTGGCAGATACCGTGATAAGGGGCTTACTGAAATATTGGCCAGTCACCAACTGCCAAAAGGAGGTGCTCTTTCTAGGGGAACTTGAGGAAGTGCTGGAGGCAACACAGGCTGCAGAATTTCAGCGCTGCATGGTCCCTCTTTTCCGGCAAATTGCTCGTTGCCTCAACAGCTCCCATTTTCAG GTTGCAGAACGAGCTCTCTTTCTATGGAACAATGAACACATAGTGGGATTGATTGCTCAAAATCGCAGTATTATTTTGCCAATCATCTTTGCAGCATTGGAAAAGAATATCCAGTCCCACTGGAACCCTGCAGTACACGGTCTAACTGTTAACATACGAAAAATGTTTGTGGAGATGGATACCGAGTTATTTGAAGAGTGCCAGAGGCAGTATGCAGAGAGGGAGTCCAAAACCAGGGAACTGGAAGATCAACGGGAATTCTTGTGGCAGCGATTGGCAGCTGCTGCCACTCAAGGAGGCTGA
- the LOC140879964 gene encoding phosphatidylinositol 4-phosphate 5-kinase 9-like, translating into MSGLEAIADKVERAISFSDRTKSLDSILSNEKSILSEFCGEDSRAGSVTNGFKTGEFFLPNGESYSGSLLGSKPEGSGRYAWADGSEYEGEWRHGMRQGYGKLQWPSGALYEGEFSGDYMHGTGTYTRPDGMTYKGRWRLNLKHGLGYQSYPNRDVFEGSWIRGTPEGPGKYTWANGNVYLGNMKGGKMSGKGTLNWIHGDSFEGNWLNGMIHGFGVYTWVDGGCYVGTWTRGLKDGKGTFYPKGSSLPAGQQLYLHALRKKGLLPDLRKQNQVSHIHHATSVDMGDVEVGGIRNSVLNSSNKLSRGLLNLEQSHGENFSLKRSWSLEVSIEKVIGHYRSSSTSDTVLNGGDNGININPPILEREYIEGVLISELVLSNRFSPSSRRADRRQKRLAREIKRLGEQIIKGHRSYDLMLSLQLGIRYTVGKITPIPSREVRATDFGSHASFWMNFPREGSQLTPPHRSDDFKWKDYCPMVFRNLREMFEIDAADYMMSICGNDALRELSSPGKSGSVFFLSQDDRFMIKTLRKSEVKVLLRMLPNYYRHVCTYENTLITKFFGLHRIKPSSGQKFRFVVMGNMFCTELRIHRRFDLKGSTLGRSADKVEIDENTILKDLDLNYCFYLEPSWQNVLLQQIKTDSKFLESENIMDYSLLLGVHHRAPQHLRSHLSYSQRILVDGLGIVAENESMEDENSRQSLVLVPRGAGDKDVVIGSHIRGNRLRASSASGNEEVDLLLPGTARFQIQLGVNMPARAEHNSRGDDAQIFHEAYDVVLYLGIIDILQEYNVSKKMEHAYKSFHFNPLLISAVDPKFYSERFLDFIQKVFPPNVVRS; encoded by the exons ATGTCTGGCCTTGAGGCCATTGCTGATAAGGTTGAAAGAGCAATCTCCTTTTCTGATAGGACAAAATCTCTTGATTCTATTTTATCTAATGAAAAAAGCATCTTAAGTGAATTCTGTGGGGAGGATTCTCGAGCTGGATCAGTAACCAATGGCTTTAAAACTGGTGAGTTCTTTCTTCCCAATGGGGAATCTTATTCTGGATCCCTACTTGGCAGTAAACCTGAGGGTTCCGGGAGATATGCTTGGGCTGATGGAAGCGAGTATGAGGGTGAATGGAGACATGGGATGAGGCAAGGATATGGTAAACTTCAATGGCCTTCAGGTGCACTTTATGAAGGTGAGTTTTCAGGTGATTATATGCATGGAACTGGGACATATACCAGACCTGATGGAATGACCTACAAGGGTCGTTGGAGATTAAATCTCAAACATGGTTTGGGGTATCAGAGCTATCCCAATAGAGATGTATTTGAAGGATCTTGGATTAGGGGAACCCCGGAGGGGCCTGGAAAGTATACCTGGGCGAACGGAAATGTATATCTGGGAAATATGAAGGGGGGGAAAATGTCAGGGAAGGGAACTCTTAATTGGATTCACGGGGACTCGTTTGAAGGTAACTGGTTAAATGGCATGATTCATGGATTTGGGGTCTACACATGGGTTGATGGTGGTTGCTATGTTGGAACTTGGACTCGAGGCCTGAAGGATGGGAAAGGAACATTTTATCCGAAAGGCAGTAGCCTTCCAGCTGGTCAGCAATTATATCTTCACGCCTTGCGAAAAAAAGGGTTGTTGCCTGatttaagaaaacaaaatcagGTTTCTCATATTCACCATGCAACATCAGTAGACATGGGAGATGTTGAGGTCGGTGGAATCCGAAATTCTGTTTTGAATTCATCTAATAAACTCTCAAGGGGATTGTTAAATCTTGAGCAATCTCACGGGGAAAATTTTTCCCTGAAAAGGAGCTGGAGTCTTGAAGTATCTATTGAGAAAGTTATTGGGCACTACAGATCATCGAGTACATCTGACACAGTTCTAAATGGAGGAGATAATGGGATCAACATAAACCCTCCAATCTTGGAAAGAGAGTACATAGAGGGAGTCTTAATCAGTGAGCTTGTATTAAGCAATCGTTTTTCACCTTCATCCAGAAGAGCAGACAGGCGACAGAAGAGACTTGCAAGGGAGATAAAGAGGCTGGGTGAACAAATTATTAAAGGCCACAGGAGTTATGATTTAATGCTTAGTCTGCAACTTGGGATCAG ATATACTGTGGGGAAAATTACTCCCATACCAAGTCGAGAAGTTAGAGCAACAGATTTTGGTTCCCATGCAAGCTTTTGGATGAATTTTCCTAGAGAAGGCTCGCAATTAACACCTCCTCATCGGTCTGATGATTTCAAATGGAAAGACTACTGTCCAATGGTTTTCAG GAATCTGAGAGAGATGTTCGAGATTGATGCCGCTGACTACATGATGTCAATATGTGGAAATGATGCCCTCAGGGAACTTTCTTCTCCCGGTAAAAGTGGTAGTGTGTTTTTCCTGTCTCAGGATGATCGGTTCATGATCAAGACATTACGAAAATCAGAAGTTAAG GTTCTGCTGCGGATGCTCCCAAACTATTATCGTCATGTGTGCACATACGAGAACACCCTGATAACTAAATTTTTTGGTCTTCACAGGATTAAACCTTCTAGTGGTCAAAAG TTCCGTTTTGTCGTCATGGGAAACATGTTCTGCACTGAGTTAAGAATACAtcggagatttgatttgaaaggTTCTACTTTAGGACGTTCTGCAGACAAGGTGGAAATTGACGAGAATACAATACTCAAGGATCTAGATTTGAATTACTGCTTTTATTTGGAACCTTCTTGGCAAAATGTCCTCCTACA ACAGATCAAAACAGATAGCAAATTCTTGGAATCAGAGAACATAATGGATTACAGCCTCTTGCTAGGTGTACATCACCGAGCACCACAGCATCTGCGCTCTCATTTGTCTTATAGTCAGCGTATTTTGGTAGATGGACTGGGAATTGTTGCAGAAAATG AGTCAATGGAGGATGAAAACTCTCGGCAAAGCCTGGTTTTGGTCCCTCGCGGTGCTGGTGACAAAGATGTCGTTATTGGCTCTCATATCAGAGGCAACCGTTTACGTGCATCATCTGCAAGTGGCAACGAGGAAGTAGATCTTCTCCTTCCTGGTACTGCAAG ATTTCAAATCCAGCTTGGTGTGAATATGCCAGCTAGAGCAGAACACAACTCTAGAGGAGATGATGCTCAGATCTTTCACGAGGCATATGATGTTGTCCTGTATTTGGGTATCATCGACATTCTGCAAGAATACAACGTCAGTAAGAAGATGGAACACGCATACAAATCGTTTCACTTCAATCCCCTGTTGATCTCTGCCGTCGACCCTAAGTTCTATTCTGAGCGATTTTTAGATTTCATTCAGAAGGTTTTTCCTCCAAATGTGGTGAGGAGTTAA